The Takifugu flavidus isolate HTHZ2018 chromosome 17, ASM371156v2, whole genome shotgun sequence genome contains a region encoding:
- the si:ch211-285f17.1 gene encoding sickle tail protein homolog isoform X4 — protein sequence MSGHRVQFADLPPNHQKGGPKFHKQTKSNLKVTSPEDSEHLSRRQLSPNGTAPPKGDAKGSRTVPRRHTLGGARGSREILAMQPPDMDKKREAFLEHLKQKYPHHASAIMGHQERLREQSRSPKHGPSPQSSVADQVDHLSLASLDSLDTMSEADTPTGFTRGSRVRASLPVVRSTNQTKDRSLGVLYLQYADETKQIRMPNEITSVDTVRALFVSAFPQHLTMKMLESPSVAVYVKDDMRNMYYELNDVRSITDHSCLKVYNKDPAQAFSHGPRPANGDARMHGEMLHGGRDNAHPLRQHPIGPPLHHSVQGTMPAASNSMPPSPSRIPFSPRQGSAPSSSTVPRERVSTANPAARSNSPCPSAILERRDVKPDEDMSNKSHSLARGNEGLYADPYLLQEGRLSMASSHGAHPNDGPEHGLGGFHRASIRSTSSYGGPSPTDSIDHPSLYRQKSRNSQLPTLGSKTPPPSPHRMAEVRMIDMHGGPPHGLPPHGVPIERSSPVRQSFRKEEVAGTKPRHSVGSPVIADLQGHLQGPIPAPSDHQTRERMKAMEQQIASLTGLVQHALLKGSNASGNKEPASERPPKTASPAHSANTSGGSPILAPKTNPGPKGTSSAPLRVNLLQFRKNVSDLRMQLHQMRQIQLQNQEALRVQLKRAEQEISGKLAEAMRGLEDPVQRQRAVVEEDRHKYLSLEEHVLAQLSELEQYVVTLQKDSATTNRAVTLKDVEEGAVTLRKVGESLAGLKGEFPALQTRMRAVLRVEVEAVKFLKEEPHKLDSMLKRVKSLTDTLGSLRRCATEGSQKGPDLVANVPVSHSPSPSAPSSESPGNPLPVSTQPGPTSAPLEPQSSTIKSEVMPSSPVVIHHVQSSPVHIQQSQQSAALTVRSSPPLTPSPTNAPSPNPGKSQGRESPKTAAVDPASPAQCKKTRRNSANNGNGTKQDLVIEELQNSPDKSKKRVMSIEAAEKEWDEKRQNMGHYDGKEFEKILEEAQANMMKGIPSLEVEGRSAGAPAAAEQASTQDSAESGTEKPQTEPPSDTSSKKGPEKFPKPVLEKPAKPVLERPSRSVPRPSPADSLSKQECEKPNKSPPPPPPRKIFPGSGSGMTTTRSGEVVYINRKESVSSQEGDDDASPPTPKAKPTKVPPETKPKPATPPPVVSSAAGEEEDDGDKIMAELQVFQKCAVKEAGVENSVEPTTRVEPQIRELRSGSSLPLKEKKQGSEPSREDKEPVTDENGNTTVRQSQGIIYYVTGQIPKEQPPALGSEETPERREPAQTSSQVSNVTFNDNSPSQQQQQQQPPLSPPPKSPPPISPKPTGLKGFKLPRKHLKRSGSLKTSAEMEKGEILNKINTEKKGRVIQMQLSPKTIMPEPAPVSATTAGTEVSKPRLPPLKVPKSEEMVPKSPPEGDDEASLSPDLPGEEAPPPPDNIAFMITNTKVQALSCGEYQELVNAKKGRVQTVTVGSASPTRGDPADPNVPQDNGANKKPVIIIFDEPMDIRSAYKRLSTIFECEEELDRMLSEERIEEESEESDTDRTGGPQGKPGEMVVVDGKRVGPSQAASDRASVSSSSSSSNSDSGVNLESSGDAKQDGKKKFKFKFPKKQLAALTQAIRTGTKSGKKTLQVVVYEDEEEYDGTIRQHKEAKRFEIATSKPTVDTPKAPGPSALNRQNSDSVCRTNEIRKNTYKTLDSLEQTIKQLETTISEMGPRSPVERAVAEEPKAENGKSSEGAGVRRSSSLPKSRVSGPKNASVASPTSRMPVPLSAKARQAPGTTDKAGKQQKLQDAQRQFRQANGSAKRVGGDHKTSSPTVPVSKIPAFYPSSTKSSSQSVQNSDATNPINTSSSSSSSSSVTKSSHTPRSSSLPSSHIPSLSNGSLKLPTPLQHSGKALSFSSQTQNGRVHCSSSFSSSSSSSSSSTSSSSPSPLSPTPLGQGGKSIRTIHTPSFTSYRSHNGSSGKSCIPTATAAKDAA from the exons AACAGACCAAGAGCAACCTGAAAGTAACGTCCCCAGAAGACAGCGAACACCTGAGCCGCCGACAGCTGTCGCCAAATGGGACGGCCCCTCCAAAGGGGGACGCTAAAGGCAGCCGCACGGTCCCTCGCAGGCACACATTAGGGGGAGCCCGCGGCTCCCGGGAGATCCTGGCTATGCAGCCGCCCGACATGGACAAGAAGAGGGAGGCCTTCCTGGAGCACCTGAAGCAGAAGTATCCCCATCACGCGTCGGCCATCATGGGTCACCAGGAGAGGCTGCGAGAGCAG AGCAGAAGCCCGAAGCACGGCCCCAGCCCTCAGTCCAGCGTCGCTGACCAGGTCGACCACCTCTCTCTGGCCTCCCTGGATTCCCTGGACACCATGTCTGAGGCCGACACGCCCACAGGTTTCACCCGCGGCAGCCGGGTCCGCGCTAGCCTGCCAGTGGTTCGATCGACCAACCAGACGAAGGACCGCTCTCTCG GTGTTCTGTACTTGCAGTACGCAGACGAGACCAAACAGATCCGCATGCCCAACGAGATCACCAGCGTCGACACTGTCAGAGCCCTGTTTGTTAGTGCCTTCCCGCAGCACCTCACCATGAAGATGCTGGAGTCCCCCAGCGTGGCCGTCTACGTCAAGGATGACATGAGGAACATGTACTACGAGCTCAACGACGTCCG GAGCATTACGGATCACTCCTGCCTGAAGGTCTACAACAAAGACCCGGCACAGGCGTTCAGCCACGGGCCGAGACCCGCCAACGGCGATGCCAGG ATGCACGGCGAGATGCTGCACGGCGGCCGTGATAATGCCCACCCCCTGAGACAGCATCCCATTGGCCCGCCGCTCCACCACTCCGTTCAGGGAACCATGCCGGCTGCTTCGAACTCAATGCCGCCGTCTCCCTCGAGGATCCCCTTCAGTCCCAGGCAGGGCTCCGcacccagcagctccactgTCCCGCGGGAGAGAGTGTCCACCGCCAACCCCGCCGCCCGCTCTAACTCGCCCTGTCCCAGCGCCATCCTGGAGCGACGGGACGTCAAACCGGATGAGGACATGAGCAATAAAAGCCACAGTCTAGCCAGGGGGAACGAGGGCTTGTATGCAGACCCGTACTTGCTCCAGGAGGGAAGGCTGAGCATGGCTAGTTCCCACGGAGCACACCCCAACGATGGGCCAGAACACGGACTAGGTGGATTCCATCGTGCCTCCATTCGTTCCACGAGCTCTTACGGCGGGCCCAGCCCCACGGACTCCATCGATCACCCTTCTCTGTACAGGCAGAAGTCCAGAAACAGCCAGCTGCCAACTCTGGGTTCCAAAACCCCTCCGCCGTCCCCTCACCGCATGGCTGAGGTACGGATGATTGACATGCACGGCGGGCCTCCGCACGGCCTGCCCCCCCACGGTGTTCCGATAGAGAGGAGCTCGCCGGTGCGTCAGTCcttcaggaaggaggaagtggcGGGGACTAAACCTCGCCACAGCGTGGGATCGCCGGTGATCGCTGACCTGCAGGGTCACCTGCAGGGGCCCATCCCAGCTCCCAGCGACCACCAGACACG AGAGCGAATGAAGGCAATGGAGCAACAGATTGCCAGCTTGACTGGTCTTGTTCAGCATGCACTTTTAAAGGGGTCAAACGCTAGTGGCAACAAGGAGCCCGCAAG TGAAAGACCACCGAAGACTGCGTCTCCGGCCCACAGCGCCAACACCTCAG GCGGTTCCCCGATCCTGGCTCCCAAGACCAACCCGGGCCCTAAAGGCACAAGCTCGGCTCCTCTGAGAGTCAACCTCCTGCAGTTCAGGAAGAACGTTTCTGACCTCAGGATGCAGCTCCATCAAATGAGACAGATTCAG ctccagaaccaggAGGCGCTGCGAGTCCAGCTGAAGCGCGCAGAGCAGGAAATCAGCGGTAAACTGGCAGAGGCCATGCGGGGTCTGGAAGACCCCGTTCAGAGGCAGAGAGCTGTGGTAGAGGAGGACCGGCACAAGTATTTGAGCCTGGAGGAGCATGTTCTCGCACAGCTCAG TGAGTTGGAGCAGTATGTAGTCACGCTGCAGAAAGACTCAGCCACAACTAACAGAGCAGTGACCCTGAAGGACGTGGAGGAAGGGGCCGTAACACTGAGGAAGGTGGGAGAGTCTCTGGCGGGGCTAAAAG GAGAGTTTCCAGCCCTGCAAACCCGAATGCGCGCTGTGCTCAGGGTGGAAGTGGAGGCTGTAAAGTTCCTGAAGGAGGAGCCTCATAAACTGGACAGCATGCTGAAACGGGTGAAGAGCCTGACGGACACACTCGGCAGCCTGAGAAG ATGTGCTACTGAGGGATCTCAGAAAGGCCCTGATCTGGTTGCTAATGTACCAGTAAGCCACAGCCCTTCACCCTCAGCACCATCCAGTGAATCCCCTGGGAATCCCCTGCCAGTATCAACCCAGCCCGGCCCCACGTCAGCCCCCCTCGAACCGCAGAGTTCCACCATTAAATCAGAGGTGATGCCCTCCTCCCCGGTGGTGATCCATCACGTTCAGAGCTCTCCGGTCCACATTCAGCAGTCCCAGCAGTCTGCAGCCTTGACCGTTCGGTCCAGCCCGCCGCTGACCCCGAGCCCCACGAACGCACCGAGTCCCAACCCCGGTAAAAGCCAAGGCCGCGAGTCTCCCAAGACAGCAGCTGTTGATCCTGCAAGTCCTGCACAATGCAAGAAAACACGGAGGAACTCGGCGAATAATGGAAATGGGACCAAGCAGGATCTTGTGATAGAAGAGCTCCAGAACTCCCCAGACAAGAGCAAGAAAAGAGTTATGTCCATAGAG gCAGCAGAGAAGGAGTGGGACGAGAAGAGGCAGAACATGGGTCATTATGATGGGAAAGAGTTTGAGAAGATCTTGGAAGAGGCTCAGGCCAACATGATGAAGGGTATTCCCAGTCTGGAGGTTGAAGGCCGCTCAGCAGGAGCTCCGGCTGCTGCAGAACAAGCTAGCACGCAGGACTCAGCAGAGTCAG GCACTGAAAAGCCCCAGACGGAGCCTCCGTCTGACACATCATCCAAGAAGGGGCCTGAGAAATTCCCAAAGCCCGTGCTGGAGAAGCCAGCCAAACCTGTGCTGGAGAGACCCTCCAGGAGTGTCCCCAGGCCGTCACCTGCCGACAGCCTGAGCAAACAAGAGTGCGAAAAGCCCAACAAGtccccgccgccgccacctccgAGGAAAATCTTCCCCGGCTCCGGCTCAGGCATGACCACTACGCGCTCCGGGGAGGTGGTCTACATCAACAGGAAAGAGTCGGTCTCCTCTCAG GAAGGCGACGACGATGCCTCACCCCCCACTCCCAAAGCGAAGCCCACCAAGGTTCCGCCAGAGACCAAGCCGAAGCCGGCCACCCCTCCCCCCGTGGTGTCCTCAGccgctggagaagaggaggatgacggGGACAAGATCATGGCGGAGCTCCAG GTGTTCCAGAAGTGCGCGGTGAAGGAGGCGGGGGTAGAAAACTCAGTAGAACCCACCACTCGCGTTGAACCGCAAATCAGAGAGCTCAGATCAGGGTCCTCATTGCCCCTCAAAGAGAAAAAG CAGGGTTCAGAACCCAGTCGGGAGGATAAAGAACCAGTCACTGATGAAAACGGAAATACTACTGTACGGCAGAGCCAGGGG ATCATTTACTATGTGACTGGCCAGATTCCTAAAGAGCAGCCGCCAGCGCTGGGATCGGAGGAAACCCCCGAACGCCGAGAGCCCGCCCAGACTTCATCACAGgtgtcaaatgtcacttttaatgaCAATTCTCcaagccagcagcagcagcagcagcagccgccactGTCTCCGCCCCCCAAATCACCTCCGCCCATATCACCTAAACCCACCGGACTCAAAGGGTTCAAACTTCCCAGGAAACATCTGAAGCGTTCCGGGTCCTTGAAGACCAGTGCGGAAATGGAGAAGGGAGAAATCCTCAACAAGATTAACACTGAAAAGAAGGGCAGAGTCATCCAGATGCAGCTCTCCCCTAAAACCATCATGCCAGAGCCTGCACCAGTTTCAGCCACCACTGCTGGCACAGAGGTGTCCAAACCCCGCCTCCCTCCACTGAAAGTGCCTAAAAGTGAAGAGATGGTCCCCAAATCTCCCCCTGAGGGTGATGACGAGGCCAGCCTGAGTCCTGATTTACCTGGAGAAGAGGCGCCTCCTCCTCCCGATAACATAGCCTTCATGATCACCAACACCAAAGTTCAGGCCTTGTCCTGTGGTGAGTACCAGGAACTGGTCAATGCCAAGAAAGGCAGGGTCCAGACGGTCACCGTTGGAAGTGCCTCCCCCACCCGGGGGGACCCGGCAGACCCCAACGTGCCGCAGGACAACGGCGCGAACAAAAAGCCGGTCATAATCATTTTCGATGAGCCCATGGACATCCGCTCAGCCTACAAGCGCCTCTCCACCATCTTCGAAtgcgaggaggagctggacaggaTGCTGTCGGAGGAGCGCAtcgaggaggagagcgaggagtcCGACACCGACCGGACGGGCGGACCGCAGGGGAAACCTGGAGAAATGGTTGTGGTGGACGGGAAGAGGGTTGGTCCCTCGCAGGCAGCTTCGGACCGTGCCAGCGTGtcatcctcgtcttcctcttccaaCTCCGACAGCGGCGTGAACTTGGAGTCCTCCGGTGACGCCAAACAGGACGGGAAGAAGAAGTTCAAGTTTAAGTTCCCCAAAAAGCAGCTGGCGGCGCTGACACAGGCGATCCGTACCGGAACCAAGTCGGGGAAGAAGACCCTACAGGTGGTCGTCTATGAAGACGAGGAGGAATACGATGGTACGATCAGGCAGCACAAAGAGGCCAAGAGATTTGAAATCGCGACTTCGAAGCCCACCGTGGACACCCCCAAGGCGCCAGGCCCGTCAGCACTAAACAGACAGAACTCCGACTCCGTCTGTAGGACAAACGAGATCCGTAAAAACACCTACAAGACCCTGGACAGCCTGGAGCAGACCATCAAACAACTGGAAACCACTATCAGCGAGATGGGGCCTCGCTCGCCGGTCGAGCGGGCCGTCGCAGAGGAACCCAAAGCAGAGAATGGGAAAAGTTCAGAAGGAGCGGGGGTGAGGAggtcctcctctctccccaagTCCAGAGTATCAGGCCCAAAG AATGCCAGTGTTGCTTCCCCCACTAGTCGGATGCCCGTCCCTTTGTCTGCGAAGGCCAGGCAGGCGCCGGGTACTACTGacaaagcaggaaaacagcaaaaactgcAGGATGCTCAAAGGCAGTTCCGACAG GCTAACGGAAGTGCTAAAAGAGTGGGAGGGGATCATAAAACTTCTTCCCCTACTGTTCCCGTTTCTAAAATCCCTGCTTTTTATCCTAGCTCTACTAAAAGCAGCTCCCAGTCTGTACAAAACTCAGATGCTACTAATCCTATTAatacttcctcttcctcctcctcctcctcctctgtgacaAAGTCCTCTCACACCCCTCGTTCCAGCTCCCTGCCCTCCTCCCACATCCCCTCCCTGTCTAACGGATCCCTCAAACTCCCCACGCCCCTCCAGCACAGCGGTAAAGCTCTCTCGTTTTCCTCACAGACTCAGAACGGTCGAGTGCACTGCTCCtcttcattctcctcctcctcctcctcctcctcctcttccacctcctcctcctccccctcccctctgtcgCCCACACCTTTGGGCCAAGGTGGAAAGAGCATCCGCACCATTCACACCCCCAGCTTCACCAGCTACAGGTCGCACAACGGCAGCAGCGGCAAATCCTGCATCCCAACAGCCACAGCAGCTAAGGACGCTGCCTAG